A stretch of the Takifugu flavidus isolate HTHZ2018 chromosome 1, ASM371156v2, whole genome shotgun sequence genome encodes the following:
- the wdr90 gene encoding WD repeat-containing protein 90 isoform X4 — MACKDWQHPYVNIFKHIKVEEWKRSSKVGDVSTSMNKTLKCSVFRIRAPVPANSYILVPKNIKHSLGLTGRYFYLLFRPTPGKYFIVHLDVSVKGGLAVRISFSNMFKEFKSTPTWLQFPFLCAAANDSVYEGRAKTNRHVRWTCLMLDLEYMMSIYLKHSYHSLKSIKLCANMAVKNMFTTDLLLDPGISFNEAKLMGLTSSQGLGPIPREMAFPVPKGTSWHDLYDYIRFPSDGSKLPFFSIQKEKSKNEAECTNDDGSPVTEEHVKPVQDCMSHSKQCSQFQRNQAVMVTSIPELGVVSKHQRDGSLSPNDDQHQQRSTCSSSHQDTLMAPIITGREVHVYAHPEEGSDELAEESEEFLCSNVPSPVHPLLSKGPTQKKLLPDPILKLNRIIGFGGATASCALWTKTGDAVVYPCHAIIVSLNVFSNQQRFFIGHTDKVSALAFNGNTTLLASAQMGNHSVVRVWNYQKGTCLSMFRIAAHSLSCLSFSYSGAILCGVGKDSKIKTMVVVWNTLKVREGGDVTILAKAHTDVDINTMKVTFFDDTRMVSCGWDNIRLWRVRNGTLRSCPVDLGEYRSIDFTDVTFEEQSSNPCLGDFTLYASSRNGYIFEIDYSRVVIKNIRRLQPAQQPHSNCREKPPFKTDAGIAINSISMSSSFCCTGSEDGFLRLWSLDFTNVFLEAQLEGPVSLVSVSSDNHLVLACSSAGIMGFLDVKSHSYNTLMRSHTETVLGFSVDGIRRHLTTASSDGTVRIWSMDSLHQLYDFVSDDCPGCVAFHPSEGHISCGFNSGIVRVFDISSAKLLAEHKQHSGRVMGLIFTPDGEFMYSADSQGSLVLYNAFDEDYNVIRVLYNVVAGGPERASDTLTVSSDSRCLAFVGPTQYIVTIADSKSLEELLHVDVSILDVHSPHLDSALKVCFSPASTEHLLVATSANKILWLSTKTGRLLREVPKVHRHQCSSLAVSEDGRFLLTAGHNAVKVWDYNMQLDVNSQMFIGHSQPICQVGFTPDQLGVISVGDAIFFWDFLPFPEESASDDSSSSVLSNRSASKTELKVVEPESELGESVLSNGVPRKLVPLPCSPPVDISTLDQLDHVAEETVPLSTSGSGVVAEPRPAPSFLKITVPDQTSPLTVRHSDKGTEPVRPDCYRHFISRFKTSTVDQAAVPPIPGEECIKLKAVIGYNGNGRDNMVWSPEQGLFAYTCGSVVVVEYLHTGRQRHLQGHHEEISCLAITHNTETMASASGGSHGARSLICIWNVQNGTCRTTLFHHSGEVQCLTFSSDDRFLLSAGGFSDPVVALWDSDTFQLLSSISVSGLIHDAAFSPSAANQLACVGSHGVYFCFVHACGSDVELRFQGVKAPAEVGDVELTALSYHADSLLFTATNRGHVCIWDVGTQHCFMTWEAEEGEIGVLLCRGNRLLSGSNSRWLRLWEVEAVKPQDSFSNVNQRRTKVVLEHEIMLDGATVSAAFDKTLDMGIIGTTAGTIWYINWSDYGSIRLVSGHKNKVNAVAFSPDEKYFATCSEDGSVRVWLVSSIELMVQFQVLSQACGSVCWSPSSSKDGACLAAGYSDGTLRIFRLSSSEMELKLHPHDGVAVTAIQYSANGHVILSAGQNGLVAVSSTVNGATVRVIRDHKGAPISTIQCVNQHCKTFGLEGNELWLAASADRRVSVWAADWLKDKCDLLDWLTFPAPSFLGDDAPPPSLAAFAPTDPSLVVYTGYGVEKELTFYSLVKKQIIKKISLPHWISCLSLSCKSQLIAVGSQERVVKMINWGSGRCQDFTQHSDSLQTCHFSPSGTLLFTVAFNEILLWDVRDL, encoded by the exons ATGGCTTGCAAAG ATTGGCAGCATCCTTACGTCAACATATTTAAGCACATCAAAGTGGAAGAATGGAAAAGGTCTTCAAAAGTGGGAGATGTGTCAACATCCATG AACAAGACACTGAAGTGCTCAGTGTTCCGGATCAGGGCTCCTGTCCCAGCCAACAGCTACATTCTGGTTCCCAAAAACATTAAGCATTCGCTGGGGCTGACAGGACGGTACTTCTATCTTCTGTTCAGACCCACCCCTGGGAAATACTTCATAGTCCACCTGGATGTCTCAGTGAAG GGGGGTCTTGCAGTCCGGATCTCCTTCTCCAACATGTTTAAAGAGTTCAAGTCAACACCGACCTGGCTCCAGTTTCCCTTTTTGTGTGCAGCTGCAAATGATTCTGTTTATGAAGGCAGAGCCAAAACTAATAGACATG tgCGTTGGACCTGTCTAATGCTGGATTTAGAATACATGATGTCCATCTATCTCAAACACTCCTACCACAGCCTGAAGAGCATCAAGCTTTGTGCAAACATGGCAGTGAAAAACATGTTTACTACTGACCTGCTGCTTGATCCAG GAATTTCTTTCAATGAAGCTAAGTTGATGGGTCTGACATCTTCTCAAGGACTTGGTCCCATCCCCAGAGAGATGGCATTTCCTGTCCCTAAAGGAACGTCCTGGCATGATCTGTATGATTATATCAG GTTTCCTTCAGATGGATCAAAATTACCATTTTTCTCCATTCAGAAAGAAAAGTCCAAGAATGAGGCTG AATGCACCAATGATGATGGAAGCCCCGTTACAGAAGAGCATGTCAAACCAGTCCAGGATTGTATGTCCCACAGTAAACAG TGTTCTCAGTTCCAGAGGAACCAAGCTGTCATGGTGACGAGCATTCCAGAGTTGGGAGTAGTTTCCAAACACCAGAGAGATGGTTCACTTAGCCCTAATGATgaccagcatcagcagagaTCAACATGCTCCAGTTCACACCAGGACACATTAATGGCCCCAATCATCACTGGGAGAGAAGTGCATGTGTATGCACATCCAGAGGAGGGATCTGATGAACTAGCAGAGGAGAGCGAAGAG TTTCTTTGCTCTAATGTTCCATCTCCTGTCCATCCTCTACTGTCTAAAGGACCCACACAGAAG AAGCTGCTTCCTGATCCAATTCTTAAGCTCAATCGGATAATTGGTTTTGGAGGAGCCACTGCAAGCTGT GCACTGTGGACCAAAACGGGTGATGCAGTGGTTTATCCCTGTCATGCTATTATTGTCTCTTTGAACGTGTTCTCTAATCAGCAGAGATTTTTTATTGGCCACACCGATAAG GTGTCTGCCCTGGCTTTTAATGGCAACACAACACTGCTGGCCTCGGCACAAATGGGCAACCACAGTGTAGTTCGAGTGTGGAACTACCAGAAAGGAACCTGTCTTTCCATGTTCAGGATTGCTGCTCATTCATTATCCTGTCTGAG CTTTTCATACAGTGGCGCTATCCTGTGTGGGGTGGGTAAAGACAGCAAAATTAAAACG atggtggtggtgtggaaTACTCTGAAAGTTAGGGAAGGAGGTGACGTGACCATCTTAGCTAAAGCTCATACTGATGTTGACATCAACACCATGAAGGTCACCTTCTTTGACGACACAAG gatGGTGTCATGTGGTTGGGATAATATTCGCCTCTGGCGTGTGCGGAATGGTACACTCCGTTCATGTCCAGTAGACCTCGGTGAATACCGCTCGATAGACTTCACCGATGTGACCTTTGAGGAACAGTCTTCTAACCCGTGTCTTGGGGATTTTACCTT ATATGCCAGCAGTCGAAATGGTTATATCTTCGAAATTGACTACAGTCGAGTTGTAATCAAAAACatcaggaggctgcagcctgcACAACAACCGCATTCCAACTGCAGGGAGAAACCACCCTTTAAGACCG ATGCAGGCATTGCCATCAACAGTATCAGCATGTCCTCATCTTTCTGTTGCACCGGCTCTGAGGATGGCTTCCTGCGGCTCTGGTCCCTTGATTTCACTAATGTGTTCCTGGAAGCAC agcTTGAGGGACCCGTCAGCCTTGTTTCAGTCTCTTCGGACAACCATTTGGTCCTTGCTTGCAGTTCTGCTGGTATCATGGGATTCCTAGATGTGAAGAGCCATAGTTACAACACACTAATGAGGTCACACACAGAGACTGTGCTGGGCTTCAGTGTGGATGGCATCCGTCGGCATCTCACAACTGCTTCATCCGATGGAACGGTGCGCATTTGGAGTATGGACTCATTGCATCAG TTGTATGACTTTGTGTCTGATGACTGCCCTGGCTGTGTTGCCTTCCATCCCAGTGAAGGTCACATCTCCTGTGGGTTCAACTCTGGTATTGTCAGAGTCTTTGACATCTCCAGTGCCAAACTGCTGGCTGAACACAA GCAACACAGCGGTCGAGTGATGGGCCTTATCTTCACCCCAGATGGGGAGTTCATGTACAGCGCTGACTCCCAGGGCTCTTTGGTTCTTTACAACGCCTTTGATGAAGACTACAATGTGATCCGAGTTCTTT ATAATGTGGTAGCTGGAGGCCCTGAGCGAGCTTCAGACACTCTCACTGTGAGCAGTGACAGCCGCTGTCTGGCTTTTGTTGGTCCCACACAGTACATTGTTACCATTGCTGATTCCAAGTCTCTGGAGGAG TTGCTCCATGTCGATGTGAGCATTTTAGATGTGCACAGCCCTCATCTTGATTCTGCACTGAAGGTGTGCTTCTCTCCGGCTTCCACTGAGCACTTGCTGGTTGCCACATCGGCAAACAAAATCCTCTGGCTCAGCACAAAGACAGGCCGTCTTCTTCGGGAG GTGCCTAAAGTGCACAGACACCAGTGTTCCTCTCTGGCTGTGAGTGAGGACGGACGTTTTTTGCTGACTGCAGGACACAATGCTGTCAAAGTTTGGGATTACAACATGCAACTAGATGTTAATTCCCAG ATGTTCATCGGTCACAGTCAGCCCATCTGCCAGGTGGGCTTCACCCCGGACCAGTTGGGCGTCATCTCAGTGGGAGATGCTATATTCTTTTGGGATTTCCTGCCTTTTCCTGAGGAGTCTGCGAGTGATGACAG TTCATCGTCCGTCCTAAGCAACAGATCAGCTTCTAAAACAG AATTGAAAGTAGTTGAGCCCGAATCTGAATTGGGTGAGTCGGTCCTGTCAAATGGAGTTCCTCGAAAGCTGGTACCTCTCCCATGCTCACCACCGGTAGACATCAGCACCCTTGACCAACTGGACCATGTTG CTGAGGAAACGGTTCCACTCTCAACCAGTGGTTCAGGTGTTGTTGCTGAACCCAGACCTGCTCCCTCTTTCCTCAAAATCACAGTACCGGACCAGACCTCTCCCCTGACAGTTCGTCACAGTGACAaag GGACAGAGCCAGTACGCCCTGATTGTTACCGGCATTTTATTTCCCGTTTCAAGACCTCCACTGTTGATCAG GCTGCTGTCCCCCCCATACCAGGAGAAGAATGCATCAAGCTGAAAGCTGTAATTGGCTATAACGGCAATGGACGGGATAATATGGTGTGGAGCCCTGAACAAG gtttgtttgCTTACACCTGTGGatctgtggtggtggtggaatACCTTCACACTGGACGTCAGAGACACCTGCAGGGCCACCACGAGGAAATCTCCTGTCTGGCAATTACACACAATACGGAG ACCATGGCATCAGCATCTGGCGGGAGTCATGGCGCCAGAAGCCTCATCTGCATTTGGAATGTTCAAAACGGAACGTGTCGAACCACCTTATTCCACCATAGCGGGGAAGTGCAGTGCCTCACCTTCTCCTCGGATGATCGCTTCTTACTTTCTGCTG GAGGCTTTTCTGATCCAGTAGTTGCTCTGTGGGATAGCGACACCTTCCAGTTGCTGTCCAGTATCAGTGTATCTGGACTCATCCATGATGCAGCTTTCAGCCCTTCAGCAGCCAACCAGCTGGCCTGTGTGGGAAGCCATGGAGTTTACTTCTGCTTTGTCCACGCGTGCGGCTCAGACGTTGAGCTTAGG TTCCAGGGAGTGAAAGCACCAGCAGAAGTGGGTGATGTGGAATTGACAGCGCTGTCCTACCACGCAGACTCACTCCTGTTCACTGCCACCAATCGAGGACATGTTTGCATCTGGGATGTTGGCACACAGCATTGTTTCATGACCTGGGAAGCCGAAGAGGGCGAAATTG GAGTGTTGCTGTGTCGAGGGAATCGTCTGTTGAGTGGCAGCAACTCCCGCTGGTTGCGTCTGTGGGAGGTCGAGGCTGTAAAGCCTCAGGACAGTTTCTCTAATGTGAACCAAAG GAGGACCAAAGTGGTGTTGGAGCACGAGATAATGCTGGACGGGGCGACAGTCAGTGCAGCATTTGACAAGACTCTTGACATGGGCATTATTGGAACCACAGCAGGAACAATCTGGTACATCAATTGGTCAGATTATGGCAGCATCCGACTGGTCAGCGGCCATAAGAACAAG GTTAATGCTGTAGCATTCAGCCCTGATGAGAAATACTTTGCCACCTGCAGTGAAGACGGCAGTGTGAGGGTGTGGTTGGTCTCCAGCATTGAGCTAATGGTGCAGTTTCAGGTGCTCAGCCAG GCCTGTGGCAGTGTATGCTGGAGCCCCTCTTCCAGTAAAGATGGTGCATGTCTGGCTGCGGGATACAGCGATGGCACCTTGAGGATCTTCCGACTGTCCTCGTCAGAGATGGAGTTGAAGCTGCATCCTCATGATGGCGTGGCGGTCACTGCCATACAGTACTCCGCAAATG GTCATGTGATCCTTTCAGCAGGGCAAAATGGTCTGGTGGCTGTCAGCAGCACGGTGAATGGTGCGACGGTGCGAGTCATCAGAGATCACAAAGGAGCACCAATCAGTACCATCCAATGTGTGAACCAGCAT TGCAAGACATTTGGACTGGAGGGAAACGAGCTGTGGCTGGCCGCCAGCGCCGACAGACGCGTCAGTGTGTGGGCTGCTGACTGGTTGAAAGACAAGTGTGATTTGCTGGACTGGCTGACTTTTCCTGCTCCCTCTTTTTTAGGG gaTGACGCTCCCCCTCCCAGTCTGGCTGCCTTCGCTCCCACAGACCCCAGTCTGGTGGTCTACACTGGCTATGGGGTAGAGAAAGAGCTGACCTTCTACAGCCTTGTTAAAAAACAG ATCATAAAAAAGATCAGCCTGCCTCACTGGATCTCCTGTTTAAGTCTCTCTTGTAAGAGTCAACTCATAGCTGTGGGATCCCAAG AGCGAGTGGTGAAGATGATTAACTGGGGCAGCGGCAGGTGCCAGGATTTCACACAGCACAGCGACTCACTGCAGACGTGCCATTTCTCTCCTTCCGGAACACTTCTTTTCACCGTAGCTTTTAATGAGATCCTGCTGTGGGATGTACGTGACCTTTGA
- the wdr90 gene encoding WD repeat-containing protein 90 isoform X3 codes for MACKDWQHPYVNIFKHIKVEEWKRSSKVGDVSTSMNKTLKCSVFRIRAPVPANSYILVPKNIKHSLGLTGRYFYLLFRPTPGKYFIVHLDVSVKGGLAVRISFSNMFKEFKSTPTWLQFPFLCAAANDSVYEGRAKTNRHGLMGPAPPSVRWTCLMLDLEYMMSIYLKHSYHSLKSIKLCANMAVKNMFTTDLLLDPGISFNEAKLMGLTSSQGLGPIPREMAFPVPKGTSWHDLYDYIRFPSDGSKLPFFSIQKEKSKNEAECTNDDGSPVTEEHVKPVQDCMSHSKQCSQFQRNQAVMVTSIPELGVVSKHQRDGSLSPNDDQHQQRSTCSSSHQDTLMAPIITGREVHVYAHPEEGSDELAEESEEFLCSNVPSPVHPLLSKGPTQKKLLPDPILKLNRIIGFGGATASCALWTKTGDAVVYPCHAIIVSLNVFSNQQRFFIGHTDKVSALAFNGNTTLLASAQMGNHSVVRVWNYQKGTCLSMFRIAAHSLSCLSFSYSGAILCGVGKDSKIKTMVVVWNTLKVREGGDVTILAKAHTDVDINTMKVTFFDDTRMVSCGWDNIRLWRVRNGTLRSCPVDLGEYRSIDFTDVTFEEQSSNPCLGDFTLYASSRNGYIFEIDYSRVVIKNIRRLQPAQQPHSNCREKPPFKTDAGIAINSISMSSSFCCTGSEDGFLRLWSLDFTNVFLEAQLEGPVSLVSVSSDNHLVLACSSAGIMGFLDVKSHSYNTLMRSHTETVLGFSVDGIRRHLTTASSDGTVRIWSMDSLHQLYDFVSDDCPGCVAFHPSEGHISCGFNSGIVRVFDISSAKLLAEHKQHSGRVMGLIFTPDGEFMYSADSQGSLVLYNAFDEDYNVIRVLYNVVAGGPERASDTLTVSSDSRCLAFVGPTQYIVTIADSKSLEELLHVDVSILDVHSPHLDSALKVCFSPASTEHLLVATSANKILWLSTKTGRLLREVPKVHRHQCSSLAVSEDGRFLLTAGHNAVKVWDYNMQLDVNSQMFIGHSQPICQVGFTPDQLGVISVGDAIFFWDFLPFPEESASDDSSSSVLSNRSASKTELKVVEPESELGESVLSNGVPRKLVPLPCSPPVDISTLDQLDHVAEETVPLSTSGSGVVAEPRPAPSFLKITVPDQTSPLTVRHSDKGTEPVRPDCYRHFISRFKTSTVDQAAVPPIPGEECIKLKAVIGYNGNGRDNMVWSPEQGLFAYTCGSVVVVEYLHTGRQRHLQGHHEEISCLAITHNTETMASASGGSHGARSLICIWNVQNGTCRTTLFHHSGEVQCLTFSSDDRFLLSAGGFSDPVVALWDSDTFQLLSSISVSGLIHDAAFSPSAANQLACVGSHGVYFCFVHACGSDVELRFQGVKAPAEVGDVELTALSYHADSLLFTATNRGHVCIWDVGTQHCFMTWEAEEGEIGVLLCRGNRLLSGSNSRWLRLWEVEAVKPQDSFSNVNQRRTKVVLEHEIMLDGATVSAAFDKTLDMGIIGTTAGTIWYINWSDYGSIRLVSGHKNKVNAVAFSPDEKYFATCSEDGSVRVWLVSSIELMVQFQVLSQACGSVCWSPSSSKDGACLAAGYSDGTLRIFRLSSSEMELKLHPHDGVAVTAIQYSANGHVILSAGQNGLVAVSSTVNGATVRVIRDHKGAPISTIQCVNQHCKTFGLEGNELWLAASADRRVSVWAADWLKDKCDLLDWLTFPAPSFLGDDAPPPSLAAFAPTDPSLVVYTGYGVEKELTFYSLVKKQIIKKISLPHWISCLSLSCKSQLIAVGSQERVVKMINWGSGRCQDFTQHSDSLQTCHFSPSGTLLFTVAFNEILLWDVRDL; via the exons ATGGCTTGCAAAG ATTGGCAGCATCCTTACGTCAACATATTTAAGCACATCAAAGTGGAAGAATGGAAAAGGTCTTCAAAAGTGGGAGATGTGTCAACATCCATG AACAAGACACTGAAGTGCTCAGTGTTCCGGATCAGGGCTCCTGTCCCAGCCAACAGCTACATTCTGGTTCCCAAAAACATTAAGCATTCGCTGGGGCTGACAGGACGGTACTTCTATCTTCTGTTCAGACCCACCCCTGGGAAATACTTCATAGTCCACCTGGATGTCTCAGTGAAG GGGGGTCTTGCAGTCCGGATCTCCTTCTCCAACATGTTTAAAGAGTTCAAGTCAACACCGACCTGGCTCCAGTTTCCCTTTTTGTGTGCAGCTGCAAATGATTCTGTTTATGAAGGCAGAGCCAAAACTAATAGACATG GTTTGATgggtcctgctcctccttcagtgCGTTGGACCTGTCTAATGCTGGATTTAGAATACATGATGTCCATCTATCTCAAACACTCCTACCACAGCCTGAAGAGCATCAAGCTTTGTGCAAACATGGCAGTGAAAAACATGTTTACTACTGACCTGCTGCTTGATCCAG GAATTTCTTTCAATGAAGCTAAGTTGATGGGTCTGACATCTTCTCAAGGACTTGGTCCCATCCCCAGAGAGATGGCATTTCCTGTCCCTAAAGGAACGTCCTGGCATGATCTGTATGATTATATCAG GTTTCCTTCAGATGGATCAAAATTACCATTTTTCTCCATTCAGAAAGAAAAGTCCAAGAATGAGGCTG AATGCACCAATGATGATGGAAGCCCCGTTACAGAAGAGCATGTCAAACCAGTCCAGGATTGTATGTCCCACAGTAAACAG TGTTCTCAGTTCCAGAGGAACCAAGCTGTCATGGTGACGAGCATTCCAGAGTTGGGAGTAGTTTCCAAACACCAGAGAGATGGTTCACTTAGCCCTAATGATgaccagcatcagcagagaTCAACATGCTCCAGTTCACACCAGGACACATTAATGGCCCCAATCATCACTGGGAGAGAAGTGCATGTGTATGCACATCCAGAGGAGGGATCTGATGAACTAGCAGAGGAGAGCGAAGAG TTTCTTTGCTCTAATGTTCCATCTCCTGTCCATCCTCTACTGTCTAAAGGACCCACACAGAAG AAGCTGCTTCCTGATCCAATTCTTAAGCTCAATCGGATAATTGGTTTTGGAGGAGCCACTGCAAGCTGT GCACTGTGGACCAAAACGGGTGATGCAGTGGTTTATCCCTGTCATGCTATTATTGTCTCTTTGAACGTGTTCTCTAATCAGCAGAGATTTTTTATTGGCCACACCGATAAG GTGTCTGCCCTGGCTTTTAATGGCAACACAACACTGCTGGCCTCGGCACAAATGGGCAACCACAGTGTAGTTCGAGTGTGGAACTACCAGAAAGGAACCTGTCTTTCCATGTTCAGGATTGCTGCTCATTCATTATCCTGTCTGAG CTTTTCATACAGTGGCGCTATCCTGTGTGGGGTGGGTAAAGACAGCAAAATTAAAACG atggtggtggtgtggaaTACTCTGAAAGTTAGGGAAGGAGGTGACGTGACCATCTTAGCTAAAGCTCATACTGATGTTGACATCAACACCATGAAGGTCACCTTCTTTGACGACACAAG gatGGTGTCATGTGGTTGGGATAATATTCGCCTCTGGCGTGTGCGGAATGGTACACTCCGTTCATGTCCAGTAGACCTCGGTGAATACCGCTCGATAGACTTCACCGATGTGACCTTTGAGGAACAGTCTTCTAACCCGTGTCTTGGGGATTTTACCTT ATATGCCAGCAGTCGAAATGGTTATATCTTCGAAATTGACTACAGTCGAGTTGTAATCAAAAACatcaggaggctgcagcctgcACAACAACCGCATTCCAACTGCAGGGAGAAACCACCCTTTAAGACCG ATGCAGGCATTGCCATCAACAGTATCAGCATGTCCTCATCTTTCTGTTGCACCGGCTCTGAGGATGGCTTCCTGCGGCTCTGGTCCCTTGATTTCACTAATGTGTTCCTGGAAGCAC agcTTGAGGGACCCGTCAGCCTTGTTTCAGTCTCTTCGGACAACCATTTGGTCCTTGCTTGCAGTTCTGCTGGTATCATGGGATTCCTAGATGTGAAGAGCCATAGTTACAACACACTAATGAGGTCACACACAGAGACTGTGCTGGGCTTCAGTGTGGATGGCATCCGTCGGCATCTCACAACTGCTTCATCCGATGGAACGGTGCGCATTTGGAGTATGGACTCATTGCATCAG TTGTATGACTTTGTGTCTGATGACTGCCCTGGCTGTGTTGCCTTCCATCCCAGTGAAGGTCACATCTCCTGTGGGTTCAACTCTGGTATTGTCAGAGTCTTTGACATCTCCAGTGCCAAACTGCTGGCTGAACACAA GCAACACAGCGGTCGAGTGATGGGCCTTATCTTCACCCCAGATGGGGAGTTCATGTACAGCGCTGACTCCCAGGGCTCTTTGGTTCTTTACAACGCCTTTGATGAAGACTACAATGTGATCCGAGTTCTTT ATAATGTGGTAGCTGGAGGCCCTGAGCGAGCTTCAGACACTCTCACTGTGAGCAGTGACAGCCGCTGTCTGGCTTTTGTTGGTCCCACACAGTACATTGTTACCATTGCTGATTCCAAGTCTCTGGAGGAG TTGCTCCATGTCGATGTGAGCATTTTAGATGTGCACAGCCCTCATCTTGATTCTGCACTGAAGGTGTGCTTCTCTCCGGCTTCCACTGAGCACTTGCTGGTTGCCACATCGGCAAACAAAATCCTCTGGCTCAGCACAAAGACAGGCCGTCTTCTTCGGGAG GTGCCTAAAGTGCACAGACACCAGTGTTCCTCTCTGGCTGTGAGTGAGGACGGACGTTTTTTGCTGACTGCAGGACACAATGCTGTCAAAGTTTGGGATTACAACATGCAACTAGATGTTAATTCCCAG ATGTTCATCGGTCACAGTCAGCCCATCTGCCAGGTGGGCTTCACCCCGGACCAGTTGGGCGTCATCTCAGTGGGAGATGCTATATTCTTTTGGGATTTCCTGCCTTTTCCTGAGGAGTCTGCGAGTGATGACAG TTCATCGTCCGTCCTAAGCAACAGATCAGCTTCTAAAACAG AATTGAAAGTAGTTGAGCCCGAATCTGAATTGGGTGAGTCGGTCCTGTCAAATGGAGTTCCTCGAAAGCTGGTACCTCTCCCATGCTCACCACCGGTAGACATCAGCACCCTTGACCAACTGGACCATGTTG CTGAGGAAACGGTTCCACTCTCAACCAGTGGTTCAGGTGTTGTTGCTGAACCCAGACCTGCTCCCTCTTTCCTCAAAATCACAGTACCGGACCAGACCTCTCCCCTGACAGTTCGTCACAGTGACAaag GGACAGAGCCAGTACGCCCTGATTGTTACCGGCATTTTATTTCCCGTTTCAAGACCTCCACTGTTGATCAG GCTGCTGTCCCCCCCATACCAGGAGAAGAATGCATCAAGCTGAAAGCTGTAATTGGCTATAACGGCAATGGACGGGATAATATGGTGTGGAGCCCTGAACAAG gtttgtttgCTTACACCTGTGGatctgtggtggtggtggaatACCTTCACACTGGACGTCAGAGACACCTGCAGGGCCACCACGAGGAAATCTCCTGTCTGGCAATTACACACAATACGGAG ACCATGGCATCAGCATCTGGCGGGAGTCATGGCGCCAGAAGCCTCATCTGCATTTGGAATGTTCAAAACGGAACGTGTCGAACCACCTTATTCCACCATAGCGGGGAAGTGCAGTGCCTCACCTTCTCCTCGGATGATCGCTTCTTACTTTCTGCTG GAGGCTTTTCTGATCCAGTAGTTGCTCTGTGGGATAGCGACACCTTCCAGTTGCTGTCCAGTATCAGTGTATCTGGACTCATCCATGATGCAGCTTTCAGCCCTTCAGCAGCCAACCAGCTGGCCTGTGTGGGAAGCCATGGAGTTTACTTCTGCTTTGTCCACGCGTGCGGCTCAGACGTTGAGCTTAGG TTCCAGGGAGTGAAAGCACCAGCAGAAGTGGGTGATGTGGAATTGACAGCGCTGTCCTACCACGCAGACTCACTCCTGTTCACTGCCACCAATCGAGGACATGTTTGCATCTGGGATGTTGGCACACAGCATTGTTTCATGACCTGGGAAGCCGAAGAGGGCGAAATTG GAGTGTTGCTGTGTCGAGGGAATCGTCTGTTGAGTGGCAGCAACTCCCGCTGGTTGCGTCTGTGGGAGGTCGAGGCTGTAAAGCCTCAGGACAGTTTCTCTAATGTGAACCAAAG GAGGACCAAAGTGGTGTTGGAGCACGAGATAATGCTGGACGGGGCGACAGTCAGTGCAGCATTTGACAAGACTCTTGACATGGGCATTATTGGAACCACAGCAGGAACAATCTGGTACATCAATTGGTCAGATTATGGCAGCATCCGACTGGTCAGCGGCCATAAGAACAAG GTTAATGCTGTAGCATTCAGCCCTGATGAGAAATACTTTGCCACCTGCAGTGAAGACGGCAGTGTGAGGGTGTGGTTGGTCTCCAGCATTGAGCTAATGGTGCAGTTTCAGGTGCTCAGCCAG GCCTGTGGCAGTGTATGCTGGAGCCCCTCTTCCAGTAAAGATGGTGCATGTCTGGCTGCGGGATACAGCGATGGCACCTTGAGGATCTTCCGACTGTCCTCGTCAGAGATGGAGTTGAAGCTGCATCCTCATGATGGCGTGGCGGTCACTGCCATACAGTACTCCGCAAATG GTCATGTGATCCTTTCAGCAGGGCAAAATGGTCTGGTGGCTGTCAGCAGCACGGTGAATGGTGCGACGGTGCGAGTCATCAGAGATCACAAAGGAGCACCAATCAGTACCATCCAATGTGTGAACCAGCAT TGCAAGACATTTGGACTGGAGGGAAACGAGCTGTGGCTGGCCGCCAGCGCCGACAGACGCGTCAGTGTGTGGGCTGCTGACTGGTTGAAAGACAAGTGTGATTTGCTGGACTGGCTGACTTTTCCTGCTCCCTCTTTTTTAGGG gaTGACGCTCCCCCTCCCAGTCTGGCTGCCTTCGCTCCCACAGACCCCAGTCTGGTGGTCTACACTGGCTATGGGGTAGAGAAAGAGCTGACCTTCTACAGCCTTGTTAAAAAACAG ATCATAAAAAAGATCAGCCTGCCTCACTGGATCTCCTGTTTAAGTCTCTCTTGTAAGAGTCAACTCATAGCTGTGGGATCCCAAG AGCGAGTGGTGAAGATGATTAACTGGGGCAGCGGCAGGTGCCAGGATTTCACACAGCACAGCGACTCACTGCAGACGTGCCATTTCTCTCCTTCCGGAACACTTCTTTTCACCGTAGCTTTTAATGAGATCCTGCTGTGGGATGTACGTGACCTTTGA